The Anaerobacillus sp. CMMVII region ATTGAGCATAATCCGAATGCAAAGGTCGTTTATTTGTCTTCTGAAAATTACGAATGAGTTTATCAATTCACTTCGAGATAACAAAGCTGTGAATTTCCGCAATAAATATCGAAATGTGGACGTACTTTTAATTGATGATATTCAATTCTTAGCTGGAAAAGAACAACTCAAGAGGAATTTTTCCATACATTTAATGCCTTACATGATGATAGTAAGCAAATTGTAATTTCTAGTGACCGGCCACCAAAGAAATTCCTACTCTAGAAGATCGCCTTCGATCGCGATTTGAATGGGGTTTAATCACGGATATTACACCTCCTGATTTAGAGACAAGAATTGCAATTTTACGGAAAAAAGGCAAAAGCTGAAAATCTTGATATTCCGAATGAGGTTATGCTTTATATCGCAAACCAATTGATACAAATATTAGAGAATTGGAAGGGGCTCTTATTCGTGTCGTAGCCTATTCGTCTTTAATTAATCAAGATATGAATGCTGATTTAGCTGCTGTTGCACTAAAAGACATCGTTCCTAACTCAAAGCCAAAGGTAATTACAATAAACGATATTCAACGTGTCGTCGGTGATCATTTTAGTATTAAGTTAGATGACTTTAAAGCAAAAAACGCACAAAGAATGTCGCTTATCCAAGACAGATTGCGATGTATCTATCCAGAGAGCTTACTGATTTTTCATTACCGAAAATAGGTAGTGAATTTGGTGGTAGAGATCATACAACCGTCATTCATGCCCATGAAAAAATATCAAAATTGCTGGCAAGTGATATTGAATTCCAAAAACAAATACAAGAAATTAAGGAACAATTAAAGATATAAGTTTCAAAATATAACATTCTTTTTGAAGGTAATTGCTTTTTAGTGATTTAACCTTCTAATTTTTTGCGGGAAATTGTTAATAACATTGCTTCAGTTACGCACAACTTATCTACATGTGAATAACTTGTTGTCTCTGATTCTTTTCGACTTATCCACAATTAACAGGACCTATTACTATTATTACTACTTTTTATTAAAAAAATAATTAAATATAACTATTAAAAATTAAAATTTTTTTTTGATACTCAGGAGGTATACGATGCAATTTGTTATTAACCGAGATCATTTTGTTCACAGTGTTCAGGCATGTATCGAAAGCAATCTCGTCTAGAACTACGATACCTATTTTAACGGGGATAAAAATTGTTGCGGACCATGAAGGTGTTACGTTAACAGGAAGTGATTCAGATATCTCGATTGAATGCTTTATTCCCAAAGAAGAAGATGGAGAACAACTTGTAGAAATTATTGAAGAAGGCAGTATTGTTCTTCAAGCGAAATTCTTTACTGAAATTGTAAAGAAATTACCTGAGGATAAAATTGAAGTTGTTGTTCAAGACCAATTTGCGACAACATTACCGTTCTGGATCATCTGTATTTAACCTTAATGGCCTGGATCCTGAAGAATATCCACGTTTACCTCAGATTGAAGAAGATAATTTATTTCAAATTCCAAATGACCTAATGAAAAATATTATTCGACAAACTGTCTTCGCAGTGTCCACTGCAGAAACACGTCCAATCTTGACAGGTGTAAACTGGCAGGTCGAAAATAAACAATTAATCTGTACTGCAACAGATAGCCATCGTTTAGCAATGCGAACAGCAACGATTGAAACGAATATCGATGACTTGAGCTTTAGCAATGTTGTCATTCCAGGAAAGAGTTTGACAGAACTAAGTAAAATTATTGAAGACAATGTTGATCTTCTTGAAATTGTTGTAACTGAAAATCAAATTTTATTTAAATCAAAACACCTACTCTTCTTCTCAAGACTTCTTGATGGGAATTATCCGGCTACAAAAAATATGATTCCGGATCATTCAAAGACGGAGATCTTTTTAGAGACTAAAGGATTTTTACAAGCAATAGAAAGAGCTCTTCTGCTCTCTCGTGATGGTAAGAATAATGTTGTAAATTTTAAAACGCTAGAAAATGGTGTAATTGAGATTACATCAGTAACTCCTGAAATTGGTCGAGTAACAGAGAAAATTACAACGAAACAATTGAATGGTGAGGAACTAAGGATTTCTTTTAACGGGAAAAATATTATCGATGCATTAAAGGTCGTTGATAGTAGTGAAATTAAGATTTCGTTTACAGGAGCAATGAGTCCATTTTTACTTAGACCGGTTGAAAGTGACAAAGCATTACACTTATTTTCTCCAGTGAGAACCTACTAAGCCAACAAAAAAATGCTGCCTATACAGATAAGACTAGGTAGCATTTTTCCTGTTTTAAAACTAACTTTCTTTTTAAAGATTGAGTTTGTGTTAGTCCCGGGAGTTTAGTACAATATAGTTTAAGGGCAAAATAAGAACGTTAGATTTTTTTCATAAATGTTTCCTCGAAATAAACGAAAGAAGGTGCGCGGATGGAAACAAATGTAACTGTTTCAACGGAGTTTATTACTCTTGGTCAAATGTTAAAAGAAGTTGGAATTATTGATACTGGTGGAATGGCTAAATGGTTTTTGAGTGAACATGAAGTCTACTTAAATAGTGAGCTTGAAAACAGAAGAGGCAAAAAGCTATATAACGGCGATCTTATTTCGATTCCTACTCATGGTACTTTTCGTATCGTAGTAACCGACTAGTCAATTTTTGAAATATAAGCCTATAACTATAGCGGGCGATTTTCAATTAACTCTATGATGTATAGCGTTAATTGGATTTACTAAAGTGAGGGAAAGTTTTGTATATTAAAGATCTTACTTTAACTAATTATCGTAATTATAAAAAAGAGCAAGTAACCTTTGAAAACAATGTAAATGTCATATTAGGAGAAAATGCTCAAGGTAAAACGAATGTCATGGAATCTATTTATGTTCTTGGATTAGCAAAATCACATCGTACGACGCGGGACAGAGAACTTATTTATTGGGATGAAGAATATGCTAAAATAGAAGGTAGTGTTCAAAAACGAACAGGCCCAATAACCTTAGAAGTGATCATTTCAACTAAGGGTAAAAAGGTGAAATTAAACCGTTTAGAACAACGGAAATTAAGCGAATATATCGGCGCTTTAAATATTGTCATGTTTGCACCCGAGGATTTAAATCTAGTCAAAGGAAGCCCTCAGGTGCGGCGTCGTTTCATAGATATGGAAATAGGACAAATAAATCCTATTTACCTTTATAATTTGTCGCTCTATCAAAAAATATTACAGCAAAGAAATCATCTTTTAAAAGATTTGCAAAGAAAAAAGGCTGATAATGGATTGCTAGATATATTAACATTTCAACTCATTGAACAGGCAGCTAAGGTCATGCATAAACGGTATGAGTTTATTGAAATGCTAGAACGCTGGGCGCAGCCAATTCACCATGATATTAGTAGGGGTTTAGAAAATCTTGAAATTAAATATAAACCTTCAATTAAGGTATCAGAAACGACAGATTGTCGAAAATAGAAGAAGTCTTGGAAGAAAATTTTTCCAAGATGAAGACAAAGGAAATTGAGAGAGGAACCTCGTTAGTTGGACCTCATCGCGATGATCTTTTATTTTTTGTCAATGATCGTGATGTTCAAACATATGGCTCGCAGGGCCAGCAAAGAACAACAGCCCTTTCAGTAAAAATGGCTGAGTTAGAATTAATCTATGACAAAATTGGCGAATATCCAATTCTATTACTAGATGACGTACTTTCTGAGTTAGATGACTATCGCCAGTCTCATTTATTAAATACAATTCAAGGAAAAGTCCAAACATTTGTGACAACAACGAGTGTTGATGGTATTGACCATCAAACACTAAAGGAAGCTTCGACGTATTTGGTTGACAAAGGGAATATTCAAAAATTGAAATGAGGTGTATAAGTGTTTATTCATTTAGGAGGAGACACTGTAATTCGTTCCAAAGATGTTATTGCCATTTTAGATCGCCAAGTGAAGGAAACGTCAGAGACTACTGTTGAGTTCTTAGAGTTTTATCAAAAAGAAAAAAAAGTAGAAGAAATAGCGAAGGATATGACAAAATCTATCGTTATAACAAATGAAAAAGTCTACTTATCCCCTATCTCCTCTTCTACATTAAAACGAAGAGCCTTATTTGTTACAGATATAGATGAAATATAGTTTAGAGCTTAGGGTGTAAAGTGTAGAGTTATCTGAGAGTGTTGCTTCGAAGTAATACTTTTAATCAACTCAAAACTCAAACTCAAAACTCTTAACTCAATTTAAGAAGTGGGTGAAGATATTGACAATTGAACAACAATCTCAAGCATATGATGAAAGTCAGATTCAGGTCCTCGAAGGTTTAGAAGCTGTTCGAAAACGTCCAGGAATGTACATTGGCTCAACTAGTAGTCGTGGACTTCATCACTTAGTATGGGAAATCGTAGATAATAGTATTGATGAAGCGCTAGCAGGTCATTGTGATACAATCTCCGTAACAATTGAAGAAAACAATAGTATTACGGTTGTAGATAATGGACGTGGGATTCCGGTTGGAATCCATGAAAAAATGGGACGACCTGCCGTTGAGGTTATTATGACAGTGCTACATGCTGGTGGTAAGTTTGGCGGTGGCGGTTATAAAGTATCTGGGGGGCTTCATGGTGTAGGTGCCTCTGTAGTTAATGCTTTATCTAGTAAGTTGGAAGTTGAGGTACATAGAGACGGGAAAATCTACTATCAAGAATTTCACCGCGGTGTTCCACAAGCGGATTTATCAATTATTGGTGAAACAGACAGACGTGGTACGACTGTTCGCTTCCAGCCTGATACGGAGATTTTTACTGAAACAATCGTTTATGAATTTGATATTTTAGCAACTCGTTTACGAGAATTAGCATTCTTAAATAAAGGATTACGAATTCTTATTGAAGATAAACGTGAGAATGGTAAACAAAAAGAATACCATTATGAAGGTGGAATTGCCTCTTTTGTTGAGCATTTAAACCGAACACGTGAGGCTCTTCATGAGCCACCAATTTTTATTGAAGCTGAAAAAGATGGTTTACAAGTAGAGGTAGCTGTTCAATACAATGATAGTTACACTAGTAACATTTACTCTTTTGCTAATAACATTAATACACATGAAGGTGGAACGCATGAATCTGGTTTTAAAACTGGATTAACTCGTGTAATAAACGATTATGCTAGAAAACATAATTTGTTTAAAGAAAGTGATGCGAACCTTACAGGTGATGATGTTCGTGAAGGATTAACAGCGATCATTTCCGTCAAAATTCCTGAGCCGCAATTTGAAGGACAAACAAAAACAAAGCTAGGAAACAGTGAAGCACGTACAATTACTGACTCTGTTTTTAGTGAATGTTTTTCTAAATTCCTAGGAGAAAATCCTGCTGTCGCCAAAAAAATTGTTGAAAAAGGTGTCATGGCATCAAGAGCTCGAGAAGCAGCGAAGAAAGCAAGGGAATTAACAAGACGGAAAAGTGCCTTAGAAGTAAGTTCACTTCCAGGAAAGCTTGCTGATTGTTCTTCTAAAGATGCTTCAATCAGTGAAATTTATATCGTAGAGGGAGATTCAGCAGGTGGTTCGGCAAAACAAGGTCGTGACCGTCATTTCCAAGCAATACTGCCTTTACGAGGGAAAATCATTAATGTTGAAAAGGCACGTTTAGATAAAATCTTATCTAACACAGAGATTAGAGCTATTATCACGGCACTAGGGACGGGAATTGGCGAAGACTTTGATATTTCTAAAGCACGCTATCATAAAACGATTATTATGACAGATGCTGACGTTGACGGCGCTCATATTCGTACGTTAATTCTTACATTTTTCTATCGTTATATGAAACCATTACTTGAACATGGCTATATTTATATTGCCCAACCGCCGTTATATAAAGTGCAACAAGGGAAAAAAATCGAATATGCCTATAACGATAAAGAGTTAAATGAAATCTTCTCACAAATGGCAGAAAATCCAAAGCCTAATGTCCAACGTTATAAAGGTTTAGGAGAGATGAACCCAACGCAGCTTTGGGAAACCACTATGGATCCAAGCACGCGAACGCTATTACAAGTAACGTTAGAAGATGCTATAAAGGCCGATGAAACGTTTGAAACGTTAATGGGAGACAAGGTAGAACCACGTCGTGAATTCATACAAGAAAATGCAATTTATGTAAAGAACTTAGATATATAAGGCGCTTTTCGTAAACTTTGTTCCTATTTTCAAACTTAAGGTGTTGCATCCTACGACATGCCTTACTTAACCAAATAATAAGTTAGAAAATATGCCCGTCAAAATTGATGCAAAGTCTTTTACTATATAATTGAAAAAAAACAATCTATGCGAAAACACCCATATATAAAAATGTAGAATGTAGAATGTAAATTGTTTGAAGAAAGCTCTATGAAGCAATTTCAACTTTTTATATTCTACAAAGCTCCATCCAATGAGAAAACATCTAGTAAATTAGAATTAAGAATTAGTTTTATTGGCAAACGGTGCTATTAATAACATTTCTACATTCTAAATTCTACATTATACATTTAGTTTTGTTGGATAAAGGGAATTGGAGGTAAGGCTAGATGGAAGGTCAATCTAGAGTTAAAGAAATAAATATAAGTCAGGAAATGAAAACGTCATTTATGGATTATGCGATGAGTGTAATTGTAAGTCGTGCTCTACCTGATGTTCGTGATGGTTTAAAGCCAGTACACCGTCGTATTTTATTTGCCATGAATGAGTTAGGAATGACTTCTGATAAAGCATATAAAAAGTCTGCTCGTATTGTTGGGGAAGTAATTGGTAAGTATCACCCACACGGTGATTCGGCAGTGTATGAAACCATGGTAAGGATGGCTCAAGATTTTAGTTATCGTTACATGCTTGTTGATGGTCACGGTAATTTCGGTTCTGTTGATGGTGATTCTGCAGCAGCAATGCGTTATACAGAAGCAAGAATGTCAAAAATATCGATGGAAATGGTCCGTGATATCAATAAAGATACCATTGACTATCAAGATAATTATGACGGCTCTGAACGTGAACCTAAGGTTTTGCCTGCTCGCTTCCCTAATCTACTAGTTAACGGAGCAACTGGAATTGCCGTTGGAATGGCGACCAACATACCTCCACATCAACTAGGAGAGGTAATTGATGGTGTCTTAGCAGTTAGTCATAACCCAGATATTACATTACCAGAATTAATGGAAGTTATTCCTGGCCCAGATTTCCCAACTGGTGCTGAAATCGTAGGAATTTCAGGGATCCGTCGTGCTTATCAAACTGGTAGAGGTTCGATAGTATTACGAGCAAAAGCATCTATTGAAGAGATGGGCGGAGGAAAACAACGGATCATTGTTTCTGAAATCCCTTATCAAGTTAATAAAGCAAAGCTTATTGAAAAAATTGCTGAATTAGTTAGAGAGAAAAAAATTGATGGCATCACTGATTTACGTGATGAGTCTGACCGTACAGGTATGCGTATTTGCATTGAATTACGACGTGATGTTAATGCCAATGTACTTTTAAATAATCTATATAAGCAAACCGCTATGCAAACAAGCTTCGGTATTAATTTACTTGCCTTAGTCGATGGTCAACCTAAGGTATTAAACTTAAAAGAATGCCTTGAATATTATTTAGAGCATCAAAAAGTTGTCATTAAGCGTCGTACAGCATTTGAATTACGAAAAGCTGAAGCGAGGGCTCATATTTTAGAGGGATTAAGAATAGCTCTAGACCATTTAGATGCGGTTATCGCCTTAATCCGAGCTTCGCAAACAACTGATATTGCAAGAAATGGCTTGATGGAACAATTCTCATTAAGTTATGAACAGGCTCAAGCTATATTAGATATGAGACTTCAACGCCTAACTGGTTTAGAGCGTGACAAGATCGAAAACGAATATGCAGAATTAGTCGCACGTATTGCAGAATTAAAAGCAATCCTTGCGGATGAAGAAAAAGTCTTAGAAATTATCCGTGAAGAGCTTAGTGAAGTTAAAGAAAGATTTAATGACGAAAGAAAAACAATGATCTCAATTGACGAAGATAGCTTTGAAGATGAAGATCTAATTCCTAGAACGAATATTATTATTACCCTTACCCACAATGGTTACATTAAACGGCTACCAATCTCTACCTACCGTAGCCAAAAACGTGGTGGCCGTGGTATTCAGGGAATGGGAACAAATGATGATGATTTCGTAGAACAATTGTTTACAACATGTACTCATCATACACTCTTATTTTTCACAAACAAAGGGAAAGTGTACCGTTTAAAAGGCTATGAAATACCTGAATTAGGTAGAACCGCAAAGGGAATTCCGATTATTAATTTACTGCAAATCGAACCAGGCGAATATATTAGTGCTGTAATCCCAATTGAAGAATTTAATGAAAATTATTTAATCTTTATGACAAAACATGGGGTAACAAAACGTACTGAGTTAAGTTCTTTCGCAAACATTCGTAAAGGTGGTCTTTTTGCAATCAATTTACGTGATGATGATGAACTGCATGGAGTTCGATTAACAGATGGCACGAAGCAAATCATCGTAGGTACAAGAAAAGGTATGGCGATACATTTCCATGAAACTGATGTTCGTTTAATGGGGAGAACTGCTGGAGGAGTAAGAGGTATCTCTTTAACGGAAGATGATCAAGTTGTTGGTATGGATATTATGGAGGATGGCTATGATGTCTTAACGGTAACTGAAAAAGGGTATGGTAAGAAAACTCCTATTGAAGAATACCGAATTCAAAACCGTGGTGGTAAAGGGATAAGAACAT contains the following coding sequences:
- a CDS encoding helix-turn-helix domain-containing protein, yielding MYLSRELTDFSLPKIGSEFGGRDHTTVIHAHEKISKLLASDIEFQKQIQEIKEQLKI
- the yaaA gene encoding S4 domain-containing protein YaaA, which gives rise to METNVTVSTEFITLGQMLKEVGIIDTGGMAKWFLSEHEVYLNSELENRRGKKLYNGDLISIPTHGTFRIVVTD
- the remB gene encoding extracellular matrix regulator RemB; this translates as MFIHLGGDTVIRSKDVIAILDRQVKETSETTVEFLEFYQKEKKVEEIAKDMTKSIVITNEKVYLSPISSSTLKRRALFVTDIDEI
- the gyrB gene encoding DNA topoisomerase (ATP-hydrolyzing) subunit B, with protein sequence MEQQSQAYDESQIQVLEGLEAVRKRPGMYIGSTSSRGLHHLVWEIVDNSIDEALAGHCDTISVTIEENNSITVVDNGRGIPVGIHEKMGRPAVEVIMTVLHAGGKFGGGGYKVSGGLHGVGASVVNALSSKLEVEVHRDGKIYYQEFHRGVPQADLSIIGETDRRGTTVRFQPDTEIFTETIVYEFDILATRLRELAFLNKGLRILIEDKRENGKQKEYHYEGGIASFVEHLNRTREALHEPPIFIEAEKDGLQVEVAVQYNDSYTSNIYSFANNINTHEGGTHESGFKTGLTRVINDYARKHNLFKESDANLTGDDVREGLTAIISVKIPEPQFEGQTKTKLGNSEARTITDSVFSECFSKFLGENPAVAKKIVEKGVMASRAREAAKKARELTRRKSALEVSSLPGKLADCSSKDASISEIYIVEGDSAGGSAKQGRDRHFQAILPLRGKIINVEKARLDKILSNTEIRAIITALGTGIGEDFDISKARYHKTIIMTDADVDGAHIRTLILTFFYRYMKPLLEHGYIYIAQPPLYKVQQGKKIEYAYNDKELNEIFSQMAENPKPNVQRYKGLGEMNPTQLWETTMDPSTRTLLQVTLEDAIKADETFETLMGDKVEPRREFIQENAIYVKNLDI
- the gyrA gene encoding DNA gyrase subunit A, translating into MEGQSRVKEINISQEMKTSFMDYAMSVIVSRALPDVRDGLKPVHRRILFAMNELGMTSDKAYKKSARIVGEVIGKYHPHGDSAVYETMVRMAQDFSYRYMLVDGHGNFGSVDGDSAAAMRYTEARMSKISMEMVRDINKDTIDYQDNYDGSEREPKVLPARFPNLLVNGATGIAVGMATNIPPHQLGEVIDGVLAVSHNPDITLPELMEVIPGPDFPTGAEIVGISGIRRAYQTGRGSIVLRAKASIEEMGGGKQRIIVSEIPYQVNKAKLIEKIAELVREKKIDGITDLRDESDRTGMRICIELRRDVNANVLLNNLYKQTAMQTSFGINLLALVDGQPKVLNLKECLEYYLEHQKVVIKRRTAFELRKAEARAHILEGLRIALDHLDAVIALIRASQTTDIARNGLMEQFSLSYEQAQAILDMRLQRLTGLERDKIENEYAELVARIAELKAILADEEKVLEIIREELSEVKERFNDERKTMISIDEDSFEDEDLIPRTNIIITLTHNGYIKRLPISTYRSQKRGGRGIQGMGTNDDDFVEQLFTTCTHHTLLFFTNKGKVYRLKGYEIPELGRTAKGIPIINLLQIEPGEYISAVIPIEEFNENYLIFMTKHGVTKRTELSSFANIRKGGLFAINLRDDDELHGVRLTDGTKQIIVGTRKGMAIHFHETDVRLMGRTAGGVRGISLTEDDQVVGMDIMEDGYDVLTVTEKGYGKKTPIEEYRIQNRGGKGIRTCNITDKNGNVVSLRVVSDEHDLMIISVDGVIIRLHVRDISRTGRNTQGVRLIRIGEGEGVATVAKVDIDEEAIEAESEELEGQEEAVVEEQSDSENE